GAGGGAGCCGAAGTTTTGGCTGTAAGCGTTGATAGTGAGCATTCACATAAAGCTTGGATAAATACTAGTTTGGGAAAAATTAACTTTCCTATAGGGGCAGATATGACAAAGCAAGTGTCCAAAGATTATGGAGTACTTATTGAAGAACAAGGAGTTGCCTTAAGAGGATTATTCATTATAGACCCTGAAGGAGTAGTTAGATATTCAGTTATTCATGATTTAAATGTAGGTAGAAGTGTTGATGAGACCTTGAGAGTATTAAA
Above is a genomic segment from Sporanaerobacter acetigenes DSM 13106 containing:
- a CDS encoding peroxiredoxin, producing the protein MERLVGKSAPEFTMNASLGSGENFTTVSLNDYRGKWLVMFFYPADFTFVCPTEITGYSKRYEDFKKEGAEVLAVSVDSEHSHKAWINTSLGKINFPIGADMTKQVSKDYGVLIEEQGVALRGLFIIDPEGVVRYSVIHDLNVGRSVDETLRVLKALKTGGLCPVDWEEGEDLL